The region CTACTGCAAGCTAAAATTATGGCAACATCACCAACCACAAGGGTAGGTGAAGCAGCAAAAGCCCAACGCTCACGATTAGCGAAAATGCTTGATCAAATGATTGGTGGGCAAGATAAAATGAATAGGATAATGAAACTCGCTCTTTCAGGACATCAATTTAATTCACAAGAACTATTAGCAATGCAGGCTGGAGTATATCGTTACTCGCAGGAACTAGATTTAACCGGAAAAGTTGTTGAAAAAGCAACAAGCGGTATTAAACAAACTCTTAATACTCAGGTTTAATCCGGCCGCTAATTAGGGAAACCCTCTAATTAGCTGACTCTTGATCTCATCTCTGTAATTGATCGATTTTATTAGGCTTTACTGGATGCCCTCTTTCGAGGGCATGACGTAG is a window of Deltaproteobacteria bacterium DNA encoding:
- a CDS encoding ATP-dependent helicase HrpB — its product is MHDASGGGIGKAAEQLLQEMQKAQQELQKKPAGQMPGQPNAAFQQALNNTQNVQGVNNVQAASATQQTAATKNVLLQAKIMATSPTTRVGEAAKAQRSRLAKMLDQMIGGQDKMNRIMKLALSGHQFNSQELLAMQAGVYRYSQELDLTGKVVEKATSGIKQTLNTQV